The Agromyces atrinae genome window below encodes:
- a CDS encoding endonuclease domain-containing protein, protein MPSSQFFSHATAAVLWGAPLPYRYSVAPAEGRADIHVSALRPDSRPRLDGVIGHTLSPKRTRVVELNGLRVTDPASTWATLSTLLRLDDLVAAGDFFVTGEEPLGRAPALTTLDELRAAQARYGRTPGATRLREALPLVRFGPLSPQETVVRLRLLDAGLPEPQLNWDVRNEWGELVAMIDLAYPDQLVGIEYEGDGHRQRERFRADIHRRERLEDLGWTIVRLTADDASIDRDPRRVREMTNRVARRLRERGWTPA, encoded by the coding sequence ATGCCCTCGTCGCAGTTCTTCAGCCATGCAACGGCTGCGGTTCTCTGGGGCGCGCCGCTGCCGTACCGCTACTCGGTAGCTCCGGCCGAGGGCCGCGCCGACATCCACGTGTCGGCGTTACGGCCCGACTCGAGGCCGCGGCTCGACGGTGTCATCGGGCACACGCTATCGCCGAAACGTACACGGGTCGTCGAGCTGAACGGGCTTCGCGTGACCGACCCTGCGTCGACGTGGGCCACTCTCTCGACGCTCCTCCGCCTCGATGATCTCGTCGCGGCGGGAGACTTCTTCGTGACGGGAGAGGAACCGCTTGGGCGCGCCCCGGCACTCACGACCCTCGATGAACTGCGCGCGGCGCAAGCGCGCTATGGGCGGACGCCGGGGGCGACGCGCCTGCGAGAGGCGCTGCCCCTTGTGCGGTTCGGGCCGCTGTCGCCGCAAGAGACGGTCGTACGATTGCGACTTCTCGACGCGGGGTTGCCCGAACCGCAACTCAACTGGGACGTGCGGAATGAGTGGGGCGAACTCGTCGCGATGATCGATCTGGCCTACCCCGATCAGCTCGTCGGCATCGAGTACGAGGGCGATGGGCATCGTCAGCGAGAGAGGTTCCGCGCCGACATCCATCGCCGGGAACGCCTTGAAGACCTCGGCTGGACCATCGTGCGCCTCACGGCCGACGATGCCTCGATCGATCGCGACCCGCGCCGGGTGCGGGAGATGACGAACCGCGTCGCGCGTCGCCTCCGCGAACGCGGCTGGACACCTGCGTAG
- a CDS encoding APC family permease: MSQDTQSPGPGGSSEIGTPLDGGLSKKGLSAGSVGLIGAVVIGISCIAPAYTLTAALGPTVSEVGVQVPAIMLVGFIPMLLVAFGYRELNRMMSDSGTSFTWATRAFGPWIGWMAGWGLVAATILVLSNLAGIAVDFLFLLISQITNNPDIAGLAANPFINVVVCLLFMLGATLISYRDMQTTQKLQYFLVGFQLLVLVLFAIVAFVRVADGSAFDATAIDASWFNPFAVESFSAFAAGLSLSIFIFWGWDVTLTMNEETKGEKTPGRAATITIIIIVALYLLLAVSLIAFAGVGEGEFGLGNPDIQDNVFFALATPILGPLAVLVSLAVLTSSASSLQSTFVSPARTLLAMGHYGALPESFAKVSPRFFTPGYATIVSAVVASAFYAIMRFISENVLWDTITALGMMICFYYGITAFACVWYFRKQWFDSVRNVFFTFLFPLVGGVILAVLFVTTLIDSMDPDYGSGSNIFGLGLVFVLGVTVILVGVVIMIIQAVKRPAFFRGETLSMDAPASLRRRR; encoded by the coding sequence ATGAGCCAGGACACGCAGTCGCCCGGCCCGGGCGGATCGTCCGAGATCGGCACGCCCCTCGACGGAGGGCTCTCGAAGAAGGGGCTCTCGGCCGGGTCGGTCGGCCTCATCGGCGCCGTCGTCATCGGCATCTCGTGCATCGCGCCCGCGTACACCCTGACGGCGGCCCTCGGCCCGACCGTCTCGGAGGTCGGCGTTCAGGTGCCGGCGATCATGCTCGTGGGCTTCATCCCCATGCTGCTCGTCGCTTTCGGCTACCGCGAGCTCAACCGCATGATGAGCGACTCGGGCACCTCGTTCACGTGGGCGACCCGCGCGTTCGGCCCGTGGATCGGCTGGATGGCCGGCTGGGGCCTCGTCGCCGCGACGATCCTCGTGCTGTCGAACCTCGCCGGAATCGCCGTCGACTTCCTGTTCCTGCTGATATCGCAGATCACGAACAACCCCGACATCGCCGGGCTCGCCGCGAATCCGTTCATCAACGTCGTGGTCTGTCTGCTGTTCATGCTCGGGGCGACCCTCATCTCGTATCGCGACATGCAGACGACGCAGAAGCTGCAGTACTTCCTCGTCGGCTTCCAGCTGCTCGTGCTCGTGCTGTTCGCGATCGTCGCGTTCGTGCGCGTCGCCGACGGATCGGCGTTCGACGCGACGGCGATCGACGCGTCGTGGTTCAACCCGTTCGCCGTCGAGTCGTTCTCGGCGTTCGCCGCGGGCCTCTCGCTCTCGATCTTCATCTTCTGGGGCTGGGACGTCACGCTCACGATGAACGAGGAGACGAAGGGCGAGAAGACGCCCGGCCGCGCCGCGACGATCACGATCATCATCATCGTCGCCCTGTACCTGCTGCTCGCCGTCTCGCTCATCGCCTTCGCGGGCGTCGGCGAGGGCGAGTTCGGTCTCGGCAACCCCGACATCCAGGACAACGTGTTCTTCGCCCTCGCGACCCCGATCCTCGGGCCGCTCGCGGTGCTCGTCTCGCTCGCCGTGCTCACGAGCTCGGCGTCGTCGCTGCAGTCGACGTTCGTGTCGCCCGCTCGCACGCTGCTCGCGATGGGGCACTACGGCGCCCTTCCCGAGTCGTTCGCGAAGGTCAGCCCGCGCTTCTTCACGCCGGGCTACGCGACGATCGTCTCGGCCGTCGTGGCGTCGGCGTTCTACGCGATCATGCGATTCATCTCGGAGAACGTGCTGTGGGACACGATCACGGCCCTCGGCATGATGATCTGCTTCTACTACGGCATCACGGCGTTCGCGTGCGTGTGGTACTTCCGCAAGCAGTGGTTCGACTCGGTGCGGAACGTCTTCTTCACGTTCCTGTTCCCGCTCGTCGGCGGCGTGATCCTCGCGGTGCTCTTCGTGACGACGCTCATCGACAGCATGGACCCCGACTACGGATCGGGCTCCAACATCTTCGGTCTCGGCCTCGTGTTCGTGCTCGGTGTCACCGTCATCCTCGTCGGTGTCGTGATCATGATCATCCAGGCGGTCAAGCGCCCCGCGTTCTTCCGCGGCGAGACCCTCTCGATGGACGCCCCCGCCTCCCTCCGTCGCCGCCGCTAG
- a CDS encoding ATP-binding protein: protein MVTVPARLRAPLERSRECLVSGTAAGLARHLGWSPTLVRVAFVVLSAAAGAGALLYIWLWAFMPWQAGAKPTHRRVPVAWSLVALTAIAVLVALIADRSFLRTDVPVPPWLAPSLAAATLAVAASTWATFIDRADPVRGPRSEKAVRVTVAGILVALLIVLLTSPAWGDLRVVVIGAFVVLVAIGLVFAPALVRQWRELTVERTRLIREEQRSEIAAHLHDSVLQSLALIQNRAGASTEVARIARAQERELRAWLYAADSPADSDLGTDLRDFAAALELDYAVRVDVVVVGSSTERASGELASAAREAMLNAARHAGGDISVYIEGAGDTVDVFIRDRGPGFDPSDVPSDRLGVRESIIGRMKRAGGSARVGPGAGDAGTEVHLSFEHSGDRRA, encoded by the coding sequence ATGGTCACCGTTCCCGCACGACTGCGCGCGCCGCTCGAGCGTTCGCGCGAGTGCCTCGTGTCGGGCACCGCGGCGGGCCTCGCCCGGCACCTCGGCTGGTCGCCGACGCTCGTGCGTGTGGCGTTCGTCGTCCTGAGCGCTGCAGCCGGCGCGGGTGCACTGCTCTACATCTGGCTGTGGGCCTTCATGCCGTGGCAGGCCGGTGCGAAACCGACCCACCGCCGCGTGCCGGTCGCCTGGAGTCTCGTCGCGCTCACGGCGATCGCGGTGCTCGTCGCCCTCATCGCCGACCGCTCGTTCCTCCGCACCGACGTGCCGGTGCCGCCGTGGCTCGCGCCCTCGCTCGCCGCCGCGACGCTCGCCGTCGCCGCGAGCACGTGGGCGACCTTCATCGACCGCGCCGATCCGGTGCGGGGCCCGCGCTCCGAGAAGGCCGTGCGCGTGACGGTCGCCGGCATCCTCGTGGCGCTCCTCATCGTGCTGCTCACGAGCCCGGCGTGGGGCGACCTGCGGGTCGTCGTCATCGGGGCCTTCGTCGTCCTCGTCGCGATCGGGCTCGTCTTCGCGCCGGCACTCGTCCGTCAGTGGCGGGAGCTCACGGTCGAACGCACGCGATTGATCCGCGAGGAGCAGCGCTCCGAGATCGCGGCGCACCTGCACGATTCGGTGCTGCAATCGCTCGCCCTCATCCAGAATCGTGCGGGCGCCTCGACCGAGGTCGCGCGCATCGCGCGCGCCCAGGAACGCGAGCTCCGCGCCTGGCTCTACGCCGCCGACAGCCCCGCCGACAGCGACCTCGGCACCGACCTGCGCGACTTCGCCGCAGCGCTCGAACTCGACTACGCCGTGCGCGTCGACGTCGTCGTCGTCGGCTCATCGACCGAGCGCGCGAGCGGCGAGCTGGCATCGGCCGCCCGCGAGGCGATGCTCAATGCGGCCCGGCACGCCGGCGGCGACATCTCGGTCTACATCGAGGGCGCGGGCGACACCGTCGACGTCTTCATCCGCGACCGCGGCCCCGGCTTCGACCCCTCCGACGTGCCGAGCGACCGGCTCGGAGTGCGCGAGTCGATCATCGGCCGCATGAAGCGCGCGGGCGGTTCGGCCCGCGTCGGTCCGGGTGCGGGGGATGCCGGTACCGAGGTCCACCTGTCCTTCGAACATTCCGGAGATCGACGTGCCTGA
- a CDS encoding ABC transporter permease — MSATTTSRADARAITHRPLGAVAASRVGYEVKSYFRSLDTVFFTFLFPLIMLSIFSAAFSSSGDITAGPDGEGISVAAYYLPGMLAAGMLLSGVQNLAVDIAMEKSDGTLKRLGGTPLSPTAYFLGKMGQVFVTGIAQAALLLVVAVVVLDISLPTEASSWLTFAWVFVLGVITSALLGIALSALPRSGRSATAVVVPILLILQFISGVYLQFYALPEWMQNIASIFPLKWMAQGMRAVFLPEEFAALEQNGVWDLGAVGIALLVWLVIGVVVSRITFRWIRRDA, encoded by the coding sequence ATGAGCGCCACGACCACGAGCCGGGCCGATGCCCGCGCGATCACGCACCGCCCGCTCGGAGCCGTCGCCGCCTCGCGCGTCGGCTACGAGGTGAAGAGCTACTTCCGTTCGCTCGACACCGTGTTCTTCACGTTCCTCTTCCCGCTCATCATGCTCTCGATCTTCTCGGCCGCGTTCAGCTCGTCGGGCGACATCACGGCGGGGCCGGACGGTGAGGGCATCTCGGTCGCGGCCTACTACCTGCCCGGCATGCTCGCCGCGGGAATGCTGCTCTCGGGCGTGCAGAACCTCGCCGTCGACATCGCCATGGAGAAGAGCGACGGCACGCTCAAGCGACTCGGCGGAACCCCGCTCTCGCCGACCGCGTACTTCCTCGGCAAGATGGGCCAGGTCTTCGTGACGGGCATCGCGCAGGCCGCGCTGTTGCTCGTCGTCGCGGTCGTCGTTCTCGACATCTCGCTGCCGACCGAAGCGTCGTCGTGGCTCACGTTCGCGTGGGTGTTCGTGCTCGGCGTCATCACATCGGCACTGCTCGGCATCGCCCTCTCGGCGCTGCCGCGGTCGGGCCGCAGCGCGACGGCCGTCGTCGTGCCGATCCTGCTCATCCTGCAGTTCATCTCGGGCGTCTACCTGCAGTTCTACGCACTGCCCGAGTGGATGCAGAACATCGCGAGCATCTTCCCGCTCAAGTGGATGGCCCAGGGCATGCGCGCCGTCTTCCTCCCCGAGGAGTTCGCCGCGCTCGAGCAGAACGGCGTGTGGGATCTCGGTGCCGTCGGCATCGCGCTCCTCGTCTGGCTCGTCATCGGTGTCGTCGTGAGCCGCATCACGTTCCGCTGGATCCGGCGCGACGCGTGA
- a CDS encoding sensor histidine kinase, whose amino-acid sequence MSDGWKVVADDARRVSRIWWDLALTGVALIVAGIAALDPPYGTREYALAAVLAGFVAAWFVYGRSRVGAAPGRGDVVYTVILIAFVLAAVSLEPAAATLQTVVYPLVWVLADSMRGAIMGNVGVALAVVAGYIVRFGVDGVVSGLAVGALSITFSFAMGLWITRIGEFGEERARLLEELQAAQGELAVLHREAGVTSERARLAREIHDTIAQSLTGLVMVAQRTATRLDGEADVAGARSDIDLIETMARDALTEARGLVATLTPVGVDSTLAEALERLARSFERETGVRVETDVTGDALGRELEVVFLRCAQEGLANVRKHARATSARIAVEVTGDDARLTVVDDGVGPGAAVSGGGFGLAGMADRLELVGGRVSFASGPSGGATLTVVAPLSTRMDA is encoded by the coding sequence GTGAGCGACGGGTGGAAGGTCGTCGCCGACGACGCTCGACGGGTGAGCCGCATCTGGTGGGACCTCGCGCTCACCGGCGTCGCACTCATCGTCGCCGGCATCGCGGCCCTCGACCCGCCCTACGGCACGCGCGAGTACGCGCTCGCCGCCGTGCTCGCCGGATTCGTCGCCGCCTGGTTCGTCTACGGCCGTTCGCGGGTGGGCGCGGCGCCGGGCCGCGGGGATGTCGTGTACACCGTCATCCTCATCGCGTTCGTTCTCGCGGCCGTCTCGCTCGAGCCGGCCGCGGCGACGCTGCAGACGGTCGTCTACCCGCTCGTCTGGGTGCTCGCGGACTCGATGCGCGGCGCGATCATGGGCAACGTCGGCGTCGCCCTCGCGGTCGTCGCGGGGTACATCGTGCGCTTCGGCGTCGATGGCGTGGTGTCGGGACTCGCGGTCGGCGCCCTCTCGATCACGTTCAGCTTCGCCATGGGCCTCTGGATCACACGTATCGGCGAGTTCGGCGAGGAGCGCGCGCGACTGCTCGAGGAGCTGCAGGCCGCGCAAGGCGAGCTCGCCGTGCTGCATCGCGAGGCCGGAGTGACGAGCGAGCGGGCACGGTTGGCGCGCGAGATCCACGACACGATCGCTCAGAGCCTCACGGGACTCGTCATGGTCGCGCAGCGCACGGCGACCCGGCTCGACGGCGAGGCGGATGTCGCGGGCGCGCGCTCCGACATCGACCTGATCGAGACGATGGCCCGTGACGCGCTCACCGAGGCGCGCGGCCTCGTCGCGACGCTCACACCCGTCGGCGTCGATTCGACCCTCGCCGAGGCGCTCGAACGCCTCGCCCGCTCCTTCGAGCGCGAGACCGGGGTGCGGGTCGAGACGGATGTCACGGGCGACGCTCTCGGACGCGAACTCGAAGTCGTGTTCCTGCGCTGCGCCCAGGAGGGGCTCGCGAACGTACGGAAGCACGCCCGGGCGACGTCGGCACGCATCGCCGTCGAGGTCACGGGCGACGACGCCCGCCTGACGGTCGTCGACGACGGCGTCGGGCCGGGCGCCGCGGTCTCGGGCGGCGGCTTCGGGCTCGCGGGCATGGCTGACCGCCTCGAACTCGTCGGCGGACGCGTCTCGTTCGCGTCCGGGCCGAGTGGCGGAGCGACCCTCACCGTCGTCGCTCCCCTGTCGACGAGGATGGACGCATGA
- a CDS encoding MaoC family dehydratase, which produces MSTAPDLTSLTVGDVIAEQTYALTRDSLVRYAGASGDFNPIHYRDDVAASVGLPGVLAHGMLTMGLAVQPVVAWAGDPARVVDYQVKFTRPVVVDPETGADVHVVAKIGQLADDGVRVDLTVTYEGETVLGKAQVRVFLA; this is translated from the coding sequence ATGAGCACCGCACCCGACCTCACGAGCCTGACCGTCGGCGATGTCATCGCCGAGCAGACCTACGCCCTCACGCGCGACTCGCTCGTGCGCTACGCGGGCGCCTCGGGCGACTTCAACCCGATCCACTACCGTGACGACGTCGCCGCGTCGGTCGGCCTTCCGGGCGTGCTCGCCCACGGCATGCTCACGATGGGCCTCGCCGTGCAGCCCGTCGTCGCCTGGGCCGGAGACCCCGCCCGCGTCGTCGACTACCAGGTCAAGTTCACGCGCCCCGTCGTCGTCGACCCCGAGACGGGCGCCGACGTGCACGTCGTCGCGAAGATCGGCCAGCTCGCGGATGACGGTGTGCGCGTCGACCTCACCGTGACGTACGAGGGCGAGACGGTGCTGGGCAAGGCCCAGGTACGCGTCTTCCTCGCGTAG
- a CDS encoding LuxR C-terminal-related transcriptional regulator, giving the protein MPDSLPPTTRVVVVDDHSIFRSGLKADLDASIEVVGEAHDVDSAVAVITETVPDVVLLDVHLPGAATPASGGADVLRRAAPLVPGTRFLALSVSDSAEDVVGVIRAGARGYITKGSSGSDVSSAVRAVAGGDAVFSPRLAGFVLDAFGVVSGETATTTDELDRLSAREQEVMRLIARGYAYKEVASELYISTKTVESHVSAVLRKLQLSSRHELTAWATARKLL; this is encoded by the coding sequence GTGCCTGATTCACTTCCGCCCACGACACGTGTCGTCGTCGTCGACGACCACTCGATCTTCCGCTCGGGTCTCAAGGCCGATCTCGATGCGTCGATCGAGGTCGTCGGCGAGGCGCACGACGTCGACTCGGCCGTCGCCGTCATCACCGAGACGGTTCCCGACGTCGTGCTGCTCGACGTGCACCTGCCCGGAGCGGCGACCCCCGCGAGCGGCGGAGCCGACGTGCTGCGCAGGGCTGCGCCCCTCGTGCCGGGCACGCGCTTCCTCGCGCTGAGCGTCTCGGACTCTGCCGAAGACGTCGTGGGAGTCATCCGTGCCGGCGCGCGCGGGTACATCACCAAGGGCTCGTCGGGGTCGGACGTCAGCTCGGCCGTGCGCGCCGTCGCGGGCGGCGACGCGGTCTTCTCGCCTCGGCTCGCGGGCTTCGTGCTCGACGCGTTCGGCGTCGTCTCGGGCGAGACGGCGACGACGACCGACGAACTCGACCGGTTGTCGGCGCGCGAGCAGGAGGTCATGCGCCTCATCGCGCGCGGCTACGCCTACAAAGAGGTCGCCTCCGAGCTCTACATCTCGACGAAGACCGTCGAGTCGCACGTCTCGGCCGTGCTGCGGAAGCTCCAGCTCTCGAGCCGGCACGAGCTCACGGCGTGGGCGACGGCGCGGAAGCTCTTGTAG
- a CDS encoding UDP-N-acetylmuramate dehydrogenase yields the protein MSSAPPLAELTTLRVGGRPERLVTATTQRDLVDLARDVWASEEQWLVLGGGSNVLVGDDGFEGAVIRVATRGIEVLPVDEPGRARVRVQAGEPWDEFVAYSVQRGWSGLEALSGIPGLMGAAPVQNIGAYGQELSDHLVAIEFLDADDGEVRRMTAAELELGYRSSVLKSGLEGIVLSVELDLADTTAERAVLGESLGEPIAYAQLATALGVQLGDRVPIADVRRTVLELRAGKGMVLDPDDPDSVSAGSFFTNPVVTERVARTLPASAPRWYLAPEVADEIVPLGSVAAESPLDAFLAFQSSDEPAPQPVAPGEELVKLSAAWLIEQSGIRRGFALPGSRAAISSKHTLALVNRGGASAEEIAQLARFVQSRVNAEFGITIVPEPVFVGIEL from the coding sequence GTGTCATCCGCCCCGCCTCTTGCCGAGCTCACGACGCTGCGCGTCGGCGGGCGTCCCGAGCGACTCGTGACGGCGACGACGCAGCGCGACCTCGTCGACCTCGCGCGCGACGTCTGGGCGAGCGAGGAGCAGTGGCTCGTGCTCGGCGGCGGCTCGAACGTGCTCGTCGGCGACGACGGATTCGAGGGAGCGGTCATCCGTGTCGCGACGCGCGGCATCGAGGTGCTTCCCGTCGACGAGCCCGGCCGCGCGCGAGTGCGCGTGCAGGCGGGCGAGCCGTGGGACGAGTTCGTCGCCTACTCGGTGCAGCGCGGATGGAGCGGGCTCGAGGCGCTCTCGGGCATCCCGGGCCTCATGGGCGCGGCTCCCGTGCAGAACATCGGCGCGTACGGGCAGGAGCTCTCGGATCACCTCGTCGCGATCGAGTTCCTCGACGCGGACGACGGCGAGGTGCGGCGGATGACGGCGGCCGAGCTCGAACTCGGATACCGCAGCTCCGTGCTGAAGTCGGGCCTCGAGGGCATCGTCCTCTCCGTCGAGCTCGACCTCGCCGACACGACCGCGGAGCGCGCCGTTCTCGGCGAATCGCTCGGCGAACCCATCGCCTACGCGCAGCTCGCGACGGCCCTCGGCGTGCAACTCGGCGACCGGGTTCCCATCGCCGATGTGCGTCGGACCGTGCTCGAACTGCGCGCGGGCAAGGGCATGGTGCTCGACCCCGACGACCCCGATTCGGTGAGCGCGGGTTCCTTCTTCACGAACCCCGTCGTGACCGAACGCGTCGCGCGCACGCTGCCTGCCTCGGCTCCGCGCTGGTACCTCGCGCCCGAGGTCGCCGACGAGATCGTGCCGCTCGGTTCGGTCGCGGCCGAGAGCCCGCTCGACGCTTTCCTCGCCTTCCAGTCGTCGGATGAGCCGGCGCCCCAGCCCGTCGCCCCCGGCGAAGAGCTCGTGAAGCTCTCGGCCGCGTGGTTGATCGAGCAGTCCGGCATCCGTCGCGGGTTCGCGCTGCCGGGTTCGCGCGCGGCGATCTCGTCGAAGCACACGCTCGCACTCGTGAACCGTGGGGGAGCCTCGGCCGAGGAGATCGCGCAGCTTGCGCGCTTCGTGCAGTCGCGCGTCAACGCCGAGTTCGGCATCACGATCGTGCCCGAGCCCGTCTTCGTCGGCATCGAGCTCTAG
- a CDS encoding response regulator yields MSVIRVLVADDHPVVRAGIAGLFAAESDIDVVGQAADGHEAVRLAADLRPDLVLMDLRMPGLDGVEATAAIIAADPAVHVLVLTTYETDEHIVGAIEAGASGYLVKAAPHDELLAGVRSVAAGETVLAPSIAARLVRRVRTESATPVSLSPRELDVLRLVAAGRSNPEIAAELFIGEATVKTHLVHAFEKLEVNDRTRAVTRAMELGLL; encoded by the coding sequence ATGAGTGTCATCCGTGTTCTCGTCGCCGACGACCACCCCGTCGTCCGGGCTGGGATCGCGGGGCTCTTCGCGGCGGAGTCCGACATCGACGTCGTCGGTCAGGCGGCCGACGGTCACGAGGCCGTGCGGCTCGCCGCGGATCTCCGCCCCGACCTCGTGCTCATGGACCTCCGCATGCCGGGACTCGACGGTGTCGAGGCGACGGCGGCGATCATCGCGGCCGACCCTGCGGTGCACGTGCTCGTGCTGACGACCTACGAGACCGACGAGCACATCGTCGGCGCGATCGAGGCGGGCGCGAGCGGATACCTCGTGAAGGCCGCCCCGCACGATGAACTTCTCGCGGGTGTGCGTTCGGTCGCCGCCGGCGAGACGGTTCTCGCTCCGTCGATCGCGGCACGGCTCGTGCGGCGTGTGCGCACGGAATCGGCCACGCCCGTGTCGCTCTCGCCGCGCGAGCTCGACGTGCTGCGGCTCGTCGCGGCCGGGCGCTCGAACCCCGAGATCGCCGCCGAGCTCTTCATCGGCGAGGCGACCGTGAAGACGCACCTCGTGCACGCCTTCGAGAAGCTCGAGGTGAACGACCGCACGCGTGCGGTGACGCGCGCGATGGAGCTCGGGCTGCTCTGA
- a CDS encoding FAS1-like dehydratase domain-containing protein: MPVNPELQGRAFPPTAPYLVGREKVREFARAVFATDPINLDVDAARAAGHADVVAPPTFPVVVQEQTLAQLLAEPDAGIDFSRVVHGNQQFTYSRPIVAGDVLVAALTVSSVKTLGAHAMVTAESRISDEAGEHVVTAISTLVVRGDE, encoded by the coding sequence GTGCCAGTGAACCCCGAATTGCAGGGTCGCGCGTTCCCGCCGACCGCACCGTATCTCGTGGGTCGTGAGAAGGTGCGCGAGTTCGCCCGCGCCGTCTTCGCGACCGATCCGATCAACCTCGACGTCGACGCCGCGCGCGCGGCCGGCCACGCCGACGTCGTCGCGCCGCCGACGTTCCCCGTCGTCGTGCAGGAGCAGACTCTCGCGCAGCTGCTCGCCGAACCCGATGCGGGCATCGACTTCTCACGCGTCGTGCACGGCAACCAGCAGTTCACGTACTCGCGTCCGATCGTCGCCGGCGACGTCCTCGTCGCGGCCCTCACGGTGTCGAGCGTCAAGACGCTCGGCGCGCACGCGATGGTCACGGCCGAGTCGCGCATCTCCGACGAGGCGGGCGAGCACGTCGTCACCGCCATCTCGACTCTCGTCGTGCGAGGTGACGAATGA
- a CDS encoding PspC domain-containing protein, which produces MTNTAPSDPEADAAGTERPDDAAASADDAPRGEQSGAPGTGRIPPEAAGAAGPDATAGGTGSRFYDGLRSFGIERRAGWLGGVCAGIAARLGIDPLIVRGVAVVAAVLAAPVFFLYAAGWLLLPDTDGRIHLERLLRGKFDPALIGIGLLLLASFFPVTQAFWSVASPIVLSGPWWPISSVIAPAAVGFWNVLVSLAIVGLIIWVIVTATKNSRGGGSVPAARTASAPGAAAAPGTTPAPSSVAFTAPVEPAPAEPAPPAEPGAAGETYADFEEWKRAQDAWRADVADWKRRQADADRAARAQWAAENRARAAELRVAGDAARAARRAANPRTSFAFVALALGTALVAGTAVALFSLGESPVADYAGTLGVLVAAGVTGFAMVIAGVIRRRSGFLAWISMTLLVIGLIAAAIPRTGELVGVTAWVQPVAGETRSLVQPLGSLSITADARNGVNGDPSSLEVQKIWGDTNINVYGDLTVVITATLQNGNLSMFSSDYDGNPIEAGEITRESVNGVDRHRVVLGDPTRVPDLTIDLTQSTGSVWIQYMELEASTSQQMSPGAQLEMTPEVQLQMTPEGVTR; this is translated from the coding sequence ATGACGAACACAGCACCCTCCGACCCCGAAGCGGATGCCGCCGGAACCGAGCGCCCCGACGACGCAGCGGCATCCGCCGACGACGCGCCTCGCGGCGAGCAGTCCGGCGCACCCGGCACGGGCCGCATCCCCCCGGAGGCCGCGGGCGCCGCGGGCCCCGACGCTACCGCGGGCGGCACCGGCTCCCGCTTCTACGACGGGCTGCGGAGCTTCGGCATCGAGCGCCGGGCCGGCTGGCTCGGCGGGGTGTGCGCGGGAATCGCCGCGCGTCTCGGCATCGATCCGCTCATCGTCCGCGGTGTCGCCGTCGTCGCCGCCGTGCTCGCCGCCCCCGTGTTCTTCCTCTACGCCGCGGGGTGGCTGCTGCTGCCCGACACCGACGGCCGCATCCACCTCGAACGACTGCTGCGCGGGAAGTTCGACCCCGCTCTCATCGGCATCGGCTTGCTCCTCCTCGCGAGCTTCTTCCCGGTGACGCAGGCGTTCTGGAGCGTCGCCTCACCGATCGTGCTCTCGGGCCCGTGGTGGCCGATCTCGTCGGTCATCGCGCCCGCAGCGGTCGGGTTCTGGAATGTGCTCGTCTCTCTCGCGATCGTCGGACTCATCATCTGGGTCATCGTCACTGCGACCAAGAACTCCCGGGGCGGGGGGTCTGTGCCCGCAGCGCGAACGGCTTCCGCGCCCGGTGCCGCCGCCGCTCCGGGTACCACTCCCGCACCGTCATCCGTCGCCTTCACCGCACCCGTCGAGCCCGCCCCCGCCGAGCCCGCCCCGCCCGCCGAGCCGGGCGCAGCGGGCGAGACCTACGCCGACTTCGAGGAGTGGAAGCGCGCGCAAGACGCGTGGCGAGCGGATGTCGCCGACTGGAAGCGACGCCAGGCCGATGCCGACCGTGCGGCCCGAGCCCAGTGGGCCGCCGAGAACCGCGCACGAGCGGCGGAGCTCCGCGTCGCCGGAGACGCCGCGCGTGCGGCCCGTCGCGCCGCGAACCCGCGCACGAGCTTCGCGTTCGTCGCCCTCGCGCTCGGAACCGCCCTCGTCGCGGGAACGGCCGTCGCGCTCTTCTCCCTCGGCGAATCGCCGGTCGCCGACTACGCGGGAACGCTCGGAGTGCTCGTCGCAGCCGGGGTGACGGGATTCGCGATGGTCATCGCGGGTGTCATCCGCCGTCGCAGCGGATTCCTCGCGTGGATCTCGATGACGCTGCTCGTCATCGGCCTCATCGCGGCCGCCATCCCGCGCACCGGCGAGCTCGTCGGCGTGACCGCGTGGGTGCAGCCGGTCGCCGGCGAGACCCGGTCCCTCGTGCAGCCCCTCGGCAGCCTGTCGATCACCGCCGATGCACGGAACGGCGTGAACGGCGACCCGTCGTCGCTCGAGGTGCAGAAAATCTGGGGCGACACCAACATCAACGTCTACGGCGACCTCACGGTCGTCATCACCGCCACTCTGCAGAACGGAAACCTCTCGATGTTCAGCTCCGACTACGACGGCAACCCCATCGAGGCGGGCGAGATCACCCGCGAATCAGTCAACGGCGTCGACCGTCACCGCGTCGTGCTCGGCGACCCGACCCGCGTGCCCGACCTCACCATCGACCTCACGCAATCGACCGGTTCCGTCTGGATCCAGTACATGGAGCTCGAGGCGAGCACCTCGCAGCAGATGTCGCCGGGTGCCCAGCTCGAGATGACCCCGGAAGTTCAGCTTCAGATGACCCCGGAAGGAGTGACCCGATGA